The nucleotide sequence TGAGATTTAATTTCAATTCACTCATCAGCCATGGCGGTTCTGCATGCGTGTGTGCCCGCAGGTGCGTGCCGGGGTGGGCGTACAAGGATGGCCGCGCGTACATGGAGCTGCCGGCGCACGACCTCTCATCCTCGACGTCGCTGCCAGTGCAGCAGCAGTTCTATCAGGTCGGTGTTGGTGCATGCATCTGTTGTACGCCATCGTCTTGTCTACTATTGCTGCATTTGATTCTGCACTTCTTTTTGTTGTTGATTTCCCTCGCTTCTCTTCATCCTCGAATTAATCCTGAGCTTGCTTCATTCTCTCTTGCTTGTGATGCTGCAGGAAGCTGGCATCAAGGTTTGTTTTCTTCATCACCTCATACATATGATCAcattttatatatatgtatatactcGATCCTGCAATAAAGATGTATATATAACTTCAGTATACACATGATCATCGATTTCTTGGGAATTGGCTTGCGTAGATGGCGGCGTTCATGGGATGCGAGAGCGGCGAGATCGAGATCGGCATGTCGACGGCGGCAAGTAGCGGCGGATCCCCGAGGAGCCTGGAGTCCACCTTGCAGCAGTTTTTCTCGGAGGACTTCTTCCAGCAATCGCTGCTCGAGGAGCTGCTCCAGCTGCCACCGACGCggccgtcgtcgccgtcgtcctcTCTGCCGTCCGTCTCCGTGGGCAGCCCAGCGGCCGATGTCTCGACGTCGCTCCAACGCACGGTGGCCGTGACGCCGGCGCCGTCCTCCGTAGAGAGACAGGCGGCGCCGCCAGTGGCACCGCCTCCTCCGCGCCCGCCGCTCCCCTTCGTCCGGCACGGCGGGCCCGGCCACGTCTGTTTCCCGAGCGCCGAAGCCGACGACGCCGCGATGGCGCAGGCCATGCTCGACGTCATCTCCGCCTCGTCTTCCTCGGCGCTGCCCACTCCGCCGTCCACGGCcacggcgcctcctcctcctcctccgggaaACCACCAccgcgcgcggcggcggggtgcGGCGACGTCGTTCCGGGCGTACAACGCGGCGCTGGCGCCCAGGGCACCGTGGCGGCCGCCGGGCGCGCCAGGGCAGCGCATGATCAAGATGGGCATCTCCATCCTGAGGAGGATGCACATGCTTAGGTTCAGCCGGGAGCGCAGTGCTGGTGGCACCACGACGATGCCGCAGCGGGGACAGGAGGGAGAGGATGACCCGTCGTCGTCGGCAGTGCCGTCGAGCAGCCAGCTCAACCATATGATatcggagcggcggcggcgggagaggCTCAACGAGAGCTTCGAGGCGCTTCGAGGCTTGCTCCCGCCGGGATCAAAGGTAATATAAACTCCGCAATTACAGTACGTATATGATGAATGGCTTGCTTGATTATATTGATCTTTCAAAAAAgagatgatttgcttgattaaTTAATCctcaatatatacatatatatattgttgtgtAACTCCATTTTTGTTCATAGAAATAGAGTTGCTTTGTTTGTATGCATGAAATACTACACATTTTATACCACTGTATTTTGTTTTCTTTATTTAGTTTGGACGGCCATTTTGATATACTTTATTAGACATACACTTTTGGTGCGTACTAGTTTTAAGGTTGTAGCAAAAAAAAAGGTAGCTTAAATCTGGCTTAATCACTGTTAATTTTACACTAATTTGCATGTGCATTCCATTGTTGACAATGTAGAAAGACAAGGCTACCGTGCTGGCCAAGACGCTGGACTACATGAACATTCTGGTAGCCCAAATAGCCGACCTGGAGGCGAAGAACCGGAGCCTGGAGAGCCGAGCTCACCACCACCATCGGCACGCCAATGGCGGCTCGTCGTCGTTGGAGCAACGAGTAGTGGTTCTGCAGGGGCTGATGAGCGgcacgccgtcgtcgtcggagaGGGTGCAGGTCCACGTGACGGGCGCCGGCGGCGACGTCAGCGGCATGtcgacctcgtcgtcgtcgtcagcgggACTGCCGCCGCCCGGGCGAGAGGCGGTGACCGTGCGTGTGCACGCGCGGGCGGCGCAGGGCGACGTGGCGGAGCTGGTGGCCCGCGCGCTGGCCGTGATCAAGGACATGGGGTGCTTCGCGGTGGTGGACGTCAACGCCGGCCGGCCCAGCGATGGCGGCGGTGATGTTGCTCAGGCCACCTTCACGCTGCGAGCAACGGTAAGCTTATTATTGAATTCATAAAAGTATAATAATACCTATATAATTGCACTCTAATTTCCGTTTGTGGGTCATGGCCATGCATTTAA is from Miscanthus floridulus cultivar M001 chromosome 7, ASM1932011v1, whole genome shotgun sequence and encodes:
- the LOC136463047 gene encoding putative transcription factor bHLH041; protein product: MELPAHDLSSSTSLPVQQQFYQEAGIKMAAFMGCESGEIEIGMSTAASSGGSPRSLESTLQQFFSEDFFQQSLLEELLQLPPTRPSSPSSSLPSVSVGSPAADVSTSLQRTVAVTPAPSSVERQAAPPVAPPPPRPPLPFVRHGGPGHVCFPSAEADDAAMAQAMLDVISASSSSALPTPPSTATAPPPPPPGNHHRARRRGAATSFRAYNAALAPRAPWRPPGAPGQRMIKMGISILRRMHMLRFSRERSAGGTTTMPQRGQEGEDDPSSSAVPSSSQLNHMISERRRRERLNESFEALRGLLPPGSKKDKATVLAKTLDYMNILVAQIADLEAKNRSLESRAHHHHRHANGGSSSLEQRVVVLQGLMSGTPSSSERVQVHVTGAGGDVSGMSTSSSSSAGLPPPGREAVTVRVHARAAQGDVAELVARALAVIKDMGCFAVVDVNAGRPSDGGGDVAQATFTLRATAGEFDAASLREAVRKAAEDSATPPSDDS